One genomic segment of Pseudonocardia sp. T1-2H includes these proteins:
- the orn gene encoding oligoribonuclease, with protein MNDRLVWIDCEMTGLDLVNDALIEIAVLVTDGDLNILGEGVDVVIHADESALAAMPDVVREMHAKSGLTEEVRASKVTLREAEEQALAYIRQHVPEAGVAPLAGNSIATDRGFLGRDMPELDAHLHYRMIDVSSLKELARRWFPRVFYAKPEKGLAHRALADIIESIRELEYYRNTLFVAPPGPSTEQAQAAAAALRTPFPPAE; from the coding sequence ATGAACGATCGTCTGGTGTGGATCGACTGCGAGATGACCGGCCTCGACCTCGTGAACGACGCGCTCATCGAGATCGCGGTGCTCGTCACGGACGGGGACCTCAACATCCTGGGCGAGGGCGTCGACGTCGTGATCCACGCCGACGAGTCCGCGCTGGCCGCGATGCCGGACGTCGTGCGGGAGATGCACGCGAAGTCCGGGCTGACCGAGGAGGTCCGGGCCTCGAAGGTGACCCTGCGCGAGGCCGAGGAGCAGGCGCTGGCCTACATCCGCCAGCACGTGCCCGAGGCCGGGGTGGCCCCGCTGGCCGGGAACTCGATCGCCACGGACCGCGGCTTCCTCGGCCGGGACATGCCCGAGCTCGACGCCCACCTGCACTACCGCATGATCGACGTGAGCTCGCTCAAGGAGCTGGCGCGCCGCTGGTTCCCCCGGGTCTTCTACGCGAAGCCGGAGAAGGGCCTCGCCCACCGCGCGCTCGCGGACATCATCGAGTCCATCCGCGAGCTCGAGTACTACCGCAACACCCTGTTCGTCGCCCCGCCCGGGCCGAGCACCGAACAGGCCCAGGCCGCGGCGGCCGCACTCCGGACCCCCTTCCCACCTGCGGAATGA
- a CDS encoding helicase HerA-like domain-containing protein, which produces MGDNTSAAQEKPAQQIAAGYATEGIALELGTVLVDGEVDPTAKVRIPFATLNRHGLVAGATGTGKTKTLQGLAEQLSNAGVPVLLADVKGDLSGLSRPGEDGPRIRSRAQDTGDDWTPTGFPVEFLSLGGSSSAVPIRATLTQFGPILLSKVLDLNDTQESTLGLIFHWADQQGLPLLDTKDLRAVIQHLTSDEGKAELKGIGGVSPATAGVILRALVNLEAQGGEDFFGEPEFEPADLIRQVDGKGVITLLELADQAANPKLFSTFLMWLLAELYEDLPEAGDLDKPKLVFFFDEAHLLFTDASKAFLSRIEQTVKLVRSKGVGVFFCTQLPTDVPNAVLSQLGARIQHALRAFTPEDQKALSKTVKTYPISKVYDLEEALTSLGTGEAIVTVLSERGAPTPVAWARMRAPRSLMAAIGEPAVTEAAKGSVLFPKYGQTVDRESAYEKLTAKMAEPAPPAAAEAPAPAPEPERRRAEKEEPGMIAEVLGSPVVKSFLRSAASSLGREITRGLFGTRRR; this is translated from the coding sequence GTGGGGGACAACACGAGCGCTGCCCAGGAGAAACCGGCACAGCAGATCGCCGCGGGGTACGCCACCGAGGGGATCGCTCTGGAGCTGGGCACGGTCCTCGTCGACGGCGAGGTGGACCCGACCGCGAAGGTCCGCATCCCGTTCGCCACGCTGAACCGCCACGGGCTGGTCGCGGGCGCCACGGGCACGGGCAAGACGAAGACCCTGCAGGGGCTCGCCGAGCAGCTCTCGAACGCCGGGGTCCCGGTGCTGCTGGCCGACGTCAAGGGTGACCTGTCCGGGCTGTCGAGGCCCGGCGAGGACGGCCCCAGGATCCGGTCGCGGGCGCAGGACACCGGCGACGACTGGACGCCCACCGGGTTCCCCGTCGAGTTCCTGTCCCTCGGCGGCTCGTCCTCCGCCGTGCCGATCCGCGCGACGCTGACCCAGTTCGGGCCGATCCTGCTGTCGAAGGTCCTGGACCTCAACGACACCCAGGAATCGACGCTCGGGCTGATCTTCCACTGGGCGGACCAGCAGGGTCTGCCGTTGCTGGACACGAAGGACCTGCGCGCCGTCATCCAGCACCTGACCTCGGACGAGGGCAAGGCGGAGCTCAAGGGCATCGGGGGCGTCTCGCCCGCGACGGCCGGGGTGATCCTGCGGGCGCTGGTGAACCTCGAGGCCCAGGGCGGCGAGGACTTCTTCGGCGAACCGGAGTTCGAGCCGGCGGACCTGATCCGGCAGGTCGACGGCAAGGGCGTCATCACCCTGCTCGAGCTCGCGGACCAGGCTGCCAACCCGAAGCTCTTCTCGACCTTCCTGATGTGGCTGCTCGCCGAGCTCTACGAGGACCTCCCCGAGGCCGGGGACCTGGACAAGCCCAAGCTCGTCTTCTTCTTCGACGAGGCGCACCTGCTGTTCACCGACGCGTCGAAGGCCTTCCTGTCCCGCATCGAGCAGACCGTGAAGCTCGTCCGGTCCAAGGGCGTCGGGGTGTTCTTCTGCACGCAGCTGCCCACGGACGTCCCCAACGCCGTGCTGTCGCAGCTCGGCGCGCGGATCCAGCACGCCCTGCGCGCCTTCACCCCCGAGGACCAGAAGGCCCTGTCGAAGACGGTCAAGACGTACCCGATCTCCAAGGTCTACGACCTGGAGGAGGCGTTGACCTCCCTCGGGACCGGTGAGGCGATCGTCACCGTGCTCTCCGAGCGGGGCGCGCCGACGCCCGTCGCCTGGGCCCGGATGCGGGCGCCGCGGTCGCTGATGGCCGCGATCGGGGAGCCGGCCGTCACCGAGGCGGCGAAGGGCTCCGTGCTGTTCCCGAAGTACGGGCAGACCGTGGACCGCGAGTCCGCCTACGAGAAGCTGACGGCGAAGATGGCCGAGCCCGCGCCGCCGGCGGCTGCGGAGGCGCCGGCCCCCGCGCCGGAGCCCGAGCGCCGCCGCGCGGAGAAGGAGGAGCCGGGCATGATCGCCGAGGTCCTCGGCTCGCCGGTGGTGAAGTCGTTCCTGCGCTCCGCCGCGAGCTCCCTGGGCCGCGAGATCACCCGCGGCCTCTTCGGCACCCGCCGCCGCTGA
- a CDS encoding PH domain-containing protein yields MTLPAASAEPEVGRQDVPWRRLDPRVLVVGPAGILLRLLPFLVIVLVTGQGDTPRLLITAGIAVLVVIGGAIRWRTTKYRITPERVELHSGLVRKQRRSVPRDRIRTVDLTSTLLHRAFRLSVVTVHAADSASAGEKHGLGLDAVSAAEAERLRHELLERSPTAPVAAAPAEESESLATMNWAWLRFAPLTFSSLAGVGAVVAAGFNLLSELRVDPRKVPGVDDAAERLAAGPLWIAVGVVGVLLLVLAVVGSTALFTERWWGYRLSRESDGTLRVHRGLLTRRSLSVSEHRLRGVAVTEPLLLRAGRGAQTRALSTGLGKDAQGGVLQPPAPRAEAHRVAAAALQEAASPTLTPLLLHPRVALRRRMTRALGPAAVLVLTAWVVAGTTGPAGLGPLSLLLLPAAALLGRDRYRGLGHALTPRYLVSRLGGLNRRTVVLHREGVIGWTVRQSPFQRWTGVVTLEAVTAAGEGGYRILDLTAADAVTLAEAVTPEVCAFRARAR; encoded by the coding sequence GTGACCCTGCCGGCCGCCTCCGCCGAGCCCGAGGTGGGGCGCCAGGACGTGCCGTGGCGGCGGCTGGACCCGCGGGTGCTGGTGGTCGGCCCGGCCGGGATACTCCTGCGGCTGCTGCCCTTCCTGGTGATCGTCCTGGTCACGGGGCAGGGCGACACCCCGCGGCTGCTGATCACGGCCGGCATCGCGGTGCTCGTGGTGATCGGCGGCGCGATCCGCTGGCGGACCACGAAGTACCGGATCACGCCCGAGCGGGTGGAGCTGCACAGCGGGCTCGTCCGCAAGCAACGGCGGTCCGTGCCGCGGGACCGGATCCGGACCGTCGACCTCACCTCGACGCTGCTGCACCGCGCGTTCCGGCTGTCGGTGGTCACGGTGCACGCGGCGGACTCGGCGAGCGCCGGGGAGAAGCACGGGTTGGGTCTCGACGCCGTCAGCGCGGCGGAGGCGGAGCGGCTGCGGCACGAGCTGCTGGAGCGCTCGCCCACCGCTCCCGTGGCCGCCGCGCCCGCCGAGGAGTCCGAGTCGCTCGCCACGATGAACTGGGCGTGGCTGCGCTTCGCGCCGCTGACGTTCTCTTCGCTGGCCGGGGTGGGCGCCGTCGTCGCGGCGGGGTTCAACCTGCTCAGCGAGCTGCGGGTGGATCCGCGGAAGGTCCCGGGCGTCGACGACGCCGCCGAGCGGCTGGCGGCGGGGCCGCTGTGGATCGCCGTCGGGGTCGTCGGGGTGCTGCTCCTGGTGCTCGCCGTCGTCGGGTCGACCGCGCTGTTCACCGAACGCTGGTGGGGCTACCGGCTCAGCCGGGAGTCCGACGGGACGCTGCGCGTGCACCGCGGGCTGCTCACCCGGCGTTCGCTGTCGGTGTCCGAGCACCGGCTGCGCGGGGTCGCGGTCACCGAGCCGCTGCTGCTGCGGGCCGGCCGGGGCGCCCAGACGCGGGCGCTCTCGACCGGCCTCGGCAAGGACGCGCAGGGCGGGGTCCTCCAGCCGCCGGCGCCCCGGGCGGAGGCCCATCGCGTCGCGGCCGCCGCCCTGCAGGAGGCCGCCTCACCGACCCTGACCCCGCTGCTGCTGCATCCCCGGGTGGCGCTGCGCCGCAGGATGACCAGGGCCCTCGGTCCCGCGGCGGTACTCGTGCTCACGGCTTGGGTCGTCGCCGGGACGACCGGGCCCGCCGGGCTCGGGCCGCTCTCGCTGCTCCTGCTGCCGGCGGCCGCGCTGCTCGGCCGGGACCGCTACCGCGGCCTCGGGCACGCGCTGACCCCGCGGTACCTGGTGAGCCGGCTCGGCGGGCTGAACCGCCGGACCGTCGTCCTGCACCGGGAGGGCGTGATCGGCTGGACCGTCCGACAGAGCCCGTTCCAGCGGTGGACCGGGGTGGTGACCCTCGAGGCGGTCACCGCGGCCGGCGAGGGCGGCTACCGCATCCTCGACCTCACCGCCGCCGACGCCGTGACCCTCGCCGAGGCCGTCACGCCGGAGGTGTGCGCCTTCCGCGCTCGTGCGCGGTGA
- a CDS encoding PH domain-containing protein, which produces MQTAESPGPNVLPLRPPAHQVDPRAITWWRLRGLAVALVVALPQLVVALVLGGPAWLVGTLAATVVAGLAYAGVVPGVLFRIHRWEVTDEAVYTLSGWIVREWRIAPISRVQTVDTEHGPLQQLLGLASVTVTTASARGPVTIRGLAAGDAAELARQLTETTQATAGDAT; this is translated from the coding sequence ATGCAGACTGCTGAGTCGCCGGGGCCGAACGTCCTCCCGCTCCGGCCGCCGGCCCATCAGGTGGACCCGCGCGCGATCACCTGGTGGCGGCTGCGCGGGCTTGCGGTCGCGCTCGTCGTCGCGCTGCCGCAGCTCGTCGTCGCGCTGGTCCTCGGCGGGCCTGCCTGGCTGGTGGGGACCCTGGCGGCGACGGTCGTCGCCGGTCTCGCCTACGCGGGCGTCGTCCCCGGGGTGCTGTTCCGCATCCACCGCTGGGAGGTGACCGACGAGGCCGTCTACACCCTGTCGGGCTGGATCGTGCGGGAGTGGCGGATCGCCCCGATCTCGCGGGTGCAGACCGTGGACACCGAGCACGGGCCCCTGCAGCAGCTCCTCGGGCTGGCCAGCGTGACGGTGACGACGGCGTCGGCCCGCGGTCCCGTGACGATCCGCGGGCTGGCAGCCGGGGACGCCGCGGAGCTCGCCCGTCAGCTCACCGAGACCACGCAGGCCACGGCGGGCGACGCGACGTGA
- a CDS encoding HAD family hydrolase: protein MRPPGWQPRLIALDVDGTTIHQHAPPSDRVVAAVRAAAERAVVMICTGRTVIGVGAVLDKLGLASGTTVCSNGAVVLDTATRSVKAVRTFDPAKAFAALRETFPGAHLGSEHVGVGQRVTEPFPDGILAGVVTVVPEEELVALPTPKIIAYWPGRTPAETAQRAAELDVPDAELTVDHELAWVTLVPAGVSKASALADVAAELGIAREDVLAAGDGDNDRAMLRWAGHGVAMGQAPAEVKADADEVTATVVDDGIALVLERYL, encoded by the coding sequence GTGCGACCTCCCGGATGGCAGCCGCGTCTGATCGCCCTCGACGTCGACGGCACCACGATCCACCAGCACGCCCCGCCGTCGGACCGGGTCGTCGCGGCGGTGCGGGCCGCCGCGGAGCGGGCGGTCGTGATGATCTGCACCGGGCGCACGGTGATCGGCGTCGGCGCGGTCCTCGACAAGCTGGGGCTCGCCTCGGGCACGACGGTCTGCTCCAACGGCGCGGTCGTCCTGGACACCGCGACCCGCTCGGTGAAGGCCGTCCGCACGTTCGATCCGGCGAAGGCCTTCGCGGCGCTGCGCGAGACGTTCCCCGGCGCGCACCTGGGCTCGGAACACGTCGGCGTCGGGCAGCGGGTCACCGAACCCTTCCCGGACGGCATCCTGGCCGGCGTCGTGACCGTCGTCCCGGAGGAGGAGCTGGTCGCCCTGCCCACTCCCAAGATCATCGCCTACTGGCCCGGCCGCACCCCGGCGGAGACCGCGCAGCGGGCCGCCGAGCTGGACGTCCCGGACGCCGAGCTGACCGTCGACCACGAGCTGGCCTGGGTGACGCTGGTCCCGGCGGGGGTGTCCAAGGCCTCCGCGCTCGCGGACGTCGCGGCGGAGCTCGGGATCGCCCGGGAGGACGTGCTGGCCGCCGGCGACGGGGACAACGACCGCGCGATGCTGCGCTGGGCCGGCCACGGCGTCGCGATGGGTCAGGCGCCCGCCGAGGTGAAGGCGGACGCGGACGAGGTCACCGCCACGGTGGTCGACGACGGCATCGCGCTCGTCCTCGAGCGGTATCTCTAG
- a CDS encoding acyl-CoA dehydrogenase family protein produces MIAPAPSPIAASVADLFAPPVEVAAHPAVAAATRISDDVLAPHAAAADDQARGVEPAHLAALAGAGLLSVTVPEAEGGLGAGARVDAECTELVAAACAATWFVANQHRSAQQLSRGGLPGLDPAALEIGPAAPRYRAGLASARTRAGIAVAHLRRPGPPAVRAEPRADGSWRIDGTADWCTGWGLTDVVMIAAAAPADRYLFVLVPAVEAPGLRAAAPLPLSVMGGTRTVALELDGFVAGPGAVLAVADGASYRTLDAARTANVTPASLGLLRRVLVGLEAVGRERDRPEAVELAWSLGEHAAARRAEAYALIGGVPGAERIPERIALRAELTTLTVRAASALIAARSGSAMLLDSPEQRWAREAAFHLIQAQTGPVRAAQLAAFGL; encoded by the coding sequence GTGATCGCTCCGGCCCCCAGCCCGATCGCCGCGTCCGTCGCGGACCTGTTCGCACCGCCGGTCGAGGTCGCGGCCCATCCCGCGGTCGCCGCGGCCACCCGGATCTCGGACGACGTGCTGGCCCCGCACGCCGCGGCGGCGGACGACCAGGCCCGCGGGGTCGAGCCCGCCCACCTCGCGGCGCTGGCCGGGGCCGGGCTGCTGAGCGTCACGGTCCCGGAGGCCGAGGGCGGCCTCGGCGCCGGCGCGCGGGTGGACGCCGAGTGCACCGAGCTCGTCGCCGCGGCCTGCGCGGCCACGTGGTTCGTCGCGAACCAACATCGGTCCGCCCAGCAGCTCAGCCGCGGCGGCCTGCCCGGTCTCGATCCCGCCGCCCTGGAGATCGGCCCGGCGGCGCCGCGGTACCGGGCCGGCCTGGCCTCGGCGCGGACCCGCGCGGGGATCGCGGTCGCCCACCTCCGCCGGCCCGGTCCGCCCGCGGTCCGGGCGGAGCCGCGGGCCGACGGGAGCTGGCGGATCGACGGAACCGCGGACTGGTGCACCGGCTGGGGCCTCACGGACGTCGTCATGATCGCCGCCGCCGCACCCGCGGACCGTTACCTGTTCGTGCTGGTCCCGGCGGTGGAGGCGCCCGGACTGCGGGCCGCGGCGCCGCTGCCGCTGTCCGTGATGGGCGGGACCCGGACCGTCGCCCTGGAGCTCGACGGGTTCGTCGCCGGCCCCGGCGCCGTGCTCGCCGTGGCGGACGGCGCGTCCTACCGCACCCTCGACGCCGCCCGGACCGCGAACGTCACCCCGGCCTCGCTCGGGCTGCTCCGGCGCGTCCTGGTCGGGCTGGAGGCCGTCGGCCGGGAGCGGGACCGGCCCGAGGCCGTCGAGCTGGCGTGGTCGCTCGGCGAGCACGCCGCCGCGCGCCGGGCCGAGGCGTACGCGCTGATCGGCGGCGTCCCGGGCGCCGAGCGGATCCCGGAGCGGATCGCGCTGCGGGCCGAGCTGACGACGTTGACGGTGCGGGCGGCGTCGGCACTGATCGCCGCGCGCTCGGGATCGGCGATGCTGCTCGACAGCCCCGAGCAGCGGTGGGCGCGGGAGGCGGCGTTCCACCTGATCCAGGCGCAGACGGGCCCCGTGCGGGCCGCCCAGCTCGCGGCGTTCGGGCTCTAG
- a CDS encoding sucrase ferredoxin — protein MSAGLGEPLAGTAFTDSRLLCVEHLGPWPRSVDRHPDPAVAALVARARTAGRRTLLVRRPGRRPGPDSGRTLLLADTAPGRTRVGALRVRGPGELADVPLDDAGAGDPVDAPMLLVCTHGTRDLCCAVEGRSLAASVLTTEPEDRAAGLWECSHLGGHRFAPTALVLPTGYLYGRLDVATAIAARKAAGQGEVETAHCRGRIAWEPVGQVAELRIREAEGLRDADGLTIGPALPVDGEAGDEAPVDVPVYAADGRRRLVRVAPSPDAPRPLSCGAGLARVAPLVATGVRALA, from the coding sequence GTGTCCGCCGGGCTCGGGGAACCGTTGGCCGGCACCGCCTTCACGGACTCCCGGCTGCTCTGCGTCGAGCATCTCGGCCCCTGGCCCCGCTCCGTGGACCGGCACCCGGATCCGGCCGTGGCCGCCCTCGTCGCCCGGGCCCGCACGGCCGGGCGGCGCACGCTGCTCGTCCGCCGCCCCGGACGGCGACCCGGACCGGACTCCGGGCGCACCCTGCTGCTCGCCGACACCGCCCCGGGCCGGACCCGCGTCGGTGCGCTGCGGGTGCGCGGGCCCGGGGAGCTCGCCGACGTCCCGCTCGACGACGCCGGCGCCGGCGATCCCGTCGACGCGCCGATGCTGCTGGTCTGCACGCACGGCACGCGGGACCTCTGTTGCGCGGTCGAGGGCCGCTCGCTCGCCGCGTCCGTTCTGACCACGGAGCCGGAGGACCGGGCGGCAGGCCTCTGGGAGTGCAGCCATCTCGGCGGGCACCGGTTCGCGCCGACCGCGCTGGTCCTGCCCACCGGCTACCTCTACGGCCGGCTCGACGTGGCCACCGCGATCGCCGCGCGGAAGGCCGCCGGGCAGGGCGAGGTCGAGACCGCGCACTGCCGCGGCCGCATCGCGTGGGAGCCGGTCGGGCAGGTCGCGGAGCTGCGGATCCGCGAGGCCGAGGGCCTGCGGGACGCGGACGGGCTGACGATCGGTCCGGCGCTTCCCGTCGACGGCGAGGCCGGGGACGAGGCTCCCGTCGACGTGCCGGTGTACGCGGCGGACGGCCGTCGCCGACTGGTCCGCGTCGCCCCCTCCCCCGATGCCCCGCGCCCGCTGTCCTGCGGAGCCGGGCTCGCCCGCGTCGCTCCGCTCGTGGCGACCGGGGTCCGGGCGCTCGCGTAG
- a CDS encoding AMP-binding protein, which yields MSDLRTTIGNAVDAILGTARALGALTRSGVVRPIRPDRLPGVVSGLMRYRLSLAAGYAVGAARHPDRPAIVDDDGTLTYAEVHERTDRLARGLAALGVGEGTRVGVLCRNHRGAIETLVGAGKLGADVVLLNTGLPAGQMAEIADELQLHTVVADEEFAGVLPDGVAVVTSGAGVDDLMERGTSGSLPSSPGQGRMIVLTSGTTGTPKGAKRPHLSTLAPAASILSIIPFRAGDRVLIAAPLFHTWGNAGLLISVLHGATVVLRRRFDPQTFLETVSRDRCDVVVAVPVMIQRLCEYAAEQDVSWDGHEPRVVAVSGSALPAGLATEFMDRFGDRLFNLYGSTEVSWVSIAGPTDLRAAPGTAGRAPSGTTLMILDEKDRPVPPGTDGRVFVRNDLPFEGYTREGAEVETLDGLIGTGDVGHLDDAGRLHLTGRGDDMIVSGGENVHPGPIEEIIAARDEVREVAVVGVPDQKFGQRLAAYVVLAPGASLSADEVKAAVKEKAARFAVPRDVVFLEKLPRNETGKVAARELPAIDA from the coding sequence GTGAGCGATCTGCGCACCACGATCGGAAACGCCGTCGACGCGATCCTCGGCACCGCTCGCGCGCTGGGCGCGCTGACCCGTTCCGGGGTGGTGCGGCCGATCCGGCCGGACCGGTTGCCGGGGGTGGTGTCCGGGTTGATGCGCTACCGGCTGAGCCTCGCCGCGGGCTACGCGGTGGGGGCGGCCCGGCACCCGGACCGGCCCGCGATCGTCGACGACGACGGCACGCTGACCTACGCCGAGGTGCACGAGCGCACCGACCGCCTCGCCCGCGGGCTCGCCGCGCTCGGCGTGGGCGAGGGCACCCGGGTCGGGGTGCTGTGCCGCAACCATCGCGGCGCGATCGAGACGCTCGTCGGCGCCGGGAAGCTCGGCGCGGACGTCGTGCTGCTCAACACCGGGCTCCCCGCGGGGCAGATGGCCGAGATCGCGGACGAGCTGCAGCTGCACACCGTCGTCGCGGACGAGGAGTTCGCCGGCGTGCTCCCGGACGGCGTGGCGGTGGTGACCTCCGGTGCCGGGGTCGACGACCTCATGGAGCGGGGCACCTCCGGCTCGCTCCCGTCCTCGCCGGGGCAGGGCCGCATGATCGTCCTGACGTCCGGCACCACCGGAACCCCGAAGGGCGCCAAGCGGCCCCACCTGTCCACGCTGGCGCCCGCCGCGTCGATCCTGTCGATCATCCCGTTCCGGGCCGGGGACCGGGTGCTGATCGCCGCCCCGCTGTTCCACACCTGGGGCAACGCGGGCCTGCTGATCTCGGTCCTGCACGGCGCGACGGTGGTGCTGCGGCGCAGGTTCGACCCGCAGACGTTCCTGGAGACGGTCTCGCGGGACCGGTGCGACGTCGTCGTCGCCGTGCCGGTGATGATCCAGCGCCTCTGCGAGTACGCCGCCGAGCAGGACGTCTCCTGGGACGGGCACGAGCCGCGGGTCGTCGCCGTCAGCGGGTCCGCGCTGCCCGCGGGGCTCGCCACGGAGTTCATGGACCGCTTCGGGGACCGCCTGTTCAACCTCTACGGCTCGACCGAGGTCTCCTGGGTGAGCATCGCGGGGCCGACGGACCTGCGTGCCGCGCCCGGCACGGCGGGCCGCGCGCCGTCCGGCACCACGCTGATGATCCTGGACGAGAAGGACCGCCCCGTCCCGCCGGGCACGGACGGGCGGGTGTTCGTCCGCAACGACCTGCCGTTCGAGGGCTACACCCGCGAGGGCGCCGAGGTCGAGACGCTCGACGGGCTGATCGGCACCGGGGATGTCGGCCACCTCGACGACGCCGGGCGGCTGCACCTCACCGGCCGCGGCGACGACATGATCGTCTCGGGCGGGGAGAACGTCCATCCCGGACCGATCGAGGAGATCATCGCCGCCCGGGACGAGGTGCGGGAGGTCGCCGTCGTCGGGGTCCCGGACCAGAAGTTCGGCCAGCGCCTCGCCGCCTACGTCGTGCTCGCGCCGGGCGCGTCGCTCTCCGCGGACGAGGTGAAGGCCGCGGTGAAGGAGAAGGCCGCGCGCTTCGCCGTCCCCCGGGACGTGGTCTTCCTGGAGAAGCTGCCGCGCAACGAGACCGGCAAGGTCGCCGCGCGGGAACTGCCCGCCATCGACGCCTGA
- a CDS encoding ArnT family glycosyltransferase, with the protein MTTTLRSDHVRPPADPGPAEPATTAGRPRWERPALALLLAGTAAAYLWNLAASGWANSFYAAAVQAGTQSWTAFFFGSLDSGNAITVDKPPASLWVMELSGRIFGFSSWSMLAPQALMAVASVALLWAAVRRVAGPGAGLLAGLVLALTPIAALMFRFDNPDALLVLLMVAAAYCTTRAIEKAGTRWLLLGGLLLGLGFLTKMLQAFLVLPGLAVAYSWAAPTTVWRRIRQLLGAGVALVVGAGWWLLVVALWPVGSRPYIGGSTDNTPLELAFGYNGLGRIFGGAGNGGPDRIAADAGGGLPGGTAGAEAAGGFGGGMPGGGGPGGGMFGGAPGLSRLFSTAFGTQISWLLPAALILLVAALHLTRRAPRTDRVRAGLLVWGGWTLVTGLVFSFMSGTIHPYYSVALAPGIAALVAIGGREAWRARGTWVGRGTLAVTSAVTAVWAFVMLGWSPTFLPWLRWVVLAVGLVAALGLLIPAGRRRWAAIAAAAAVLAGLAAPAAYAAETIGTAHNGSIPSAGPAVAGESGMGGARFGAGPTRERGTGQDGTGQDGVPDGRAPGAAPGRATTGTAPDGAAVGAIPSPGAPGGFPAGGGPGEETTDAALVDLLRSAGDVRWAAATSGSQGAASMELASGTSVMAMGGFTGSDPYPTLQQFQAYVAAGDIRYFVTGGGMGGGGGRGGASSAITAWVQQNYTPTTIGGRTVYDLAAPAG; encoded by the coding sequence GTGACCACGACACTCCGCTCCGACCACGTCCGCCCGCCCGCGGACCCCGGCCCCGCCGAGCCGGCGACGACCGCGGGCCGGCCGCGCTGGGAACGTCCGGCGCTCGCGCTGCTGCTCGCCGGCACCGCCGCCGCCTACCTGTGGAACCTGGCGGCCTCGGGCTGGGCGAACTCCTTCTACGCGGCGGCCGTGCAGGCCGGGACGCAGAGCTGGACCGCGTTCTTCTTCGGATCGCTGGACTCCGGCAACGCGATCACGGTGGACAAGCCGCCCGCGTCGCTGTGGGTGATGGAGCTCTCCGGGCGGATCTTCGGGTTCTCGTCGTGGAGCATGCTCGCCCCGCAGGCGCTGATGGCCGTCGCGTCCGTCGCCCTGCTGTGGGCGGCGGTGCGCCGGGTGGCGGGCCCCGGCGCAGGGCTGCTGGCCGGGCTGGTCCTGGCCCTCACCCCGATCGCCGCGCTGATGTTCCGGTTCGACAACCCCGACGCGCTGCTCGTGCTGCTGATGGTCGCGGCCGCCTACTGCACGACGCGGGCGATCGAGAAGGCCGGCACCCGGTGGCTGCTGCTGGGCGGGCTGCTGCTCGGCCTCGGGTTCCTGACCAAGATGCTGCAGGCCTTCCTGGTGCTGCCCGGCCTCGCGGTCGCCTACTCCTGGGCGGCGCCGACGACGGTGTGGCGGCGGATCCGCCAGCTGCTCGGGGCGGGCGTCGCGCTGGTCGTCGGCGCGGGCTGGTGGCTGCTGGTGGTGGCGCTCTGGCCGGTCGGGTCACGCCCGTACATCGGCGGCTCGACGGACAACACTCCGCTGGAGCTGGCCTTCGGCTACAACGGCCTGGGCCGCATCTTCGGCGGCGCGGGCAACGGGGGCCCGGATCGCATCGCGGCCGATGCCGGGGGCGGTCTTCCCGGTGGGACGGCCGGTGCGGAGGCGGCGGGGGGCTTCGGCGGCGGGATGCCCGGCGGGGGCGGCCCCGGCGGGGGCATGTTCGGTGGTGCGCCCGGGCTCTCCCGGCTGTTCAGCACGGCGTTCGGCACCCAGATCAGCTGGCTGCTGCCCGCGGCACTCATCCTGCTGGTCGCGGCGCTCCACCTCACCCGGCGCGCCCCGCGGACCGACCGGGTCCGCGCCGGCCTGCTGGTCTGGGGCGGCTGGACGCTGGTCACCGGGCTGGTCTTCAGCTTCATGAGCGGCACGATCCACCCCTACTACTCGGTGGCGCTCGCGCCCGGTATCGCGGCGCTGGTCGCCATCGGCGGCCGCGAGGCCTGGCGCGCCCGCGGCACCTGGGTCGGCCGCGGCACCCTCGCCGTGACGTCCGCGGTCACCGCGGTCTGGGCGTTCGTCATGCTCGGCTGGTCGCCCACGTTCCTGCCGTGGCTGCGCTGGGTCGTGCTCGCCGTCGGTCTGGTCGCGGCGCTCGGCCTGCTGATCCCTGCCGGACGCCGGCGCTGGGCCGCGATCGCGGCGGCCGCGGCGGTGCTCGCGGGGCTCGCCGCCCCGGCGGCGTACGCGGCGGAGACGATCGGGACCGCCCACAACGGCTCGATCCCGTCGGCCGGGCCCGCGGTCGCGGGCGAGTCCGGCATGGGCGGGGCGCGGTTCGGTGCCGGTCCGACCCGCGAGCGCGGCACGGGGCAGGACGGGACCGGGCAGGACGGCGTCCCGGACGGACGGGCGCCGGGCGCGGCGCCCGGCAGGGCCACCACCGGCACCGCTCCCGACGGGGCGGCGGTGGGCGCGATTCCCTCACCCGGCGCACCGGGCGGTTTCCCGGCAGGCGGCGGGCCCGGCGAGGAGACCACCGACGCCGCCCTCGTCGACCTGCTCCGCAGCGCCGGTGACGTCCGCTGGGCGGCCGCGACCAGCGGGTCCCAGGGCGCCGCGTCCATGGAGCTCGCCAGCGGGACGTCGGTGATGGCCATGGGCGGCTTCACCGGGTCCGACCCCTATCCCACGCTCCAGCAGTTCCAGGCCTACGTCGCCGCCGGCGACATCCGGTACTTCGTCACCGGCGGCGGCATGGGCGGGGGTGGAGGCCGCGGCGGTGCCTCCTCGGCGATCACCGCCTGGGTGCAGCAGAACTACACGCCCACGACGATCGGCGGGCGCACGGTCTACGACCTGGCGGCGCCGGCCGGCTGA